The following nucleotide sequence is from Lathamus discolor isolate bLatDis1 chromosome Z, bLatDis1.hap1, whole genome shotgun sequence.
TACTGAGAAAGCAGCACTCTGCATGCTGCATCTTTTATTGTCTTAggcctgctctgctgctctccccacATGACAGCAGGAAGATCAAAGGCAAATGTATGAGGGGAGTTGCTTGTGGTGCTTCACTCCTCATCTCCCATCAGCTGGGGAGAGTGACGCCAGCTCTGCCAGCGGGTTCAACCTCTCCAGGACTTCTCCAGGGGCCATTGGAGAAGGGAGCTCCTTATAAGGGCAGTGGAGGCTCCTCTCATGCAGCCAGGCTGAGcctctgcttcccttcctcccgAGATGTGTTGATACAGAACTTGCCAGGCGTGACTTGTGCAGCTAGGGCTCATCACCTCTGTGTTCCCAGGCTCATAGGGCACGCAGggcctctgctgtgctctggaggGCTCTACCTGTTCAGTCAaggggaggagaaggctgcattaAGAAACAGCACTGACATGGCCATGAAACTGGGGAGGTGAAGCTGTCCGGGAAGGTGGTTCATGCCGTGGCTGAGAAGAGTGGGATTTGAAATGCATTCTTTGAGCCTTTTATCTTGCTTTCCATGCAGCTACCTCTGAAGCTCTGCCTCCCATTAAAGGAagcactgtttttttctgagatcTTATCTCTTTCTGTCTGCCCTCCAAGATCGCATTATGTCAAGGGAGTGACTTGGGACTTGGGCTGTGTGCTTTGTGCTGTGTGAGATCCTAAAGCGTTTTTCTGTCCTCTCAGTACGACCTACATCACATGCCCTGCGGACCCAAAGAAGACCCTAGGCATCAAACTGCCTTTCCTAGTGATGATCATCAAGAACCTGAAGAAATACTTCACATTTGAAGTGCAGGTGAGGAACATGCAGTGGGGAGGCCCCTCCAGGGATAGGCAAGGAAGGTGCCAGAAGGCTGCAGTCTTACTCTGGAGCTCAGTCGAGGCAGTGAGTGGTCTCCAAAACAGTTTTGCTTCCTTGACCATGTGATCATAGTATCGTGGAATAATTTGGGTTAAagctgatccagttccaaccccttgccacaggcagggacaccttctactacaccaggttgctccaagccccgtccaacccggccttaggtgctgccagggatggggctgccacagcttctctgggcaacctctgccagggcctcaccaccctcacaaagaagaatttcttccaaagATCTTGTCTCAGtgtcccctctgtcaggttaaagttatttccccttgtcctgtccctacaggcccttgtccaaagcccctctccaggtttcttgtagcccctttaggcactggaagctgctctaaggtctccccttaaggagccttctcttctccaggctgaaccagcacagctctctcagcctgtctccagagcagagctgctctggtgTTTGGAGCATCTTTgtagcctcctctggactcaatTGAGCAGTTCCACATTCTTCTGATGTGTCTGATCTTCTGCTATGGGGACATCAGTCAGCTCTCAAGCACGTTGTTGCTGTTACTGAAAAAGGGTCTGCTGTGAGTTGAAAAGACTTCTGCTGTGACATGGAGGTGGGGGAGAGCAGACTCTGAGATGGGCAGAGCCTGAGTCTGGAAGAGCTGTTGTCTTGGGGAGCTGGAGGCCCAGCTGCCAGGTTCAGCAGCCTCACTTCCTCGCCCCAGGTGCTGGATGATAAGAACGTTCGCCGGCGTTTCCGAGCAAGTAACTACCAGAGCACAACCCGGGTGAAGCCCTTCATCTGCACCATGCCCATGCGGCTGGACGATGGCTGGAACCAAATCCAGTTCAACCTGTCAGACTTCACACGCCGGGCCTATGGGACAAACTACATCGAGACCCTGAGAGTTCAGGTGAGCAGAGGCATGTCCTGCCCACACACACCCGTGGTTGGTAGCCTTACTGCTGCAGGTTGGGAATCTGGGCTTAGCCCTGACCCTTTACAAAACAGTGTGGGAAGGAAGCAAAGACCTGACAGGCAGTGGAGGTCTTGGTGCTGCATCACTTCACTGGATTAGATTGGGTTAAAGAAGACCATTTCTGTCTTGTTTCTCTTGCTGGCTGCTGGTTAGGGTAGGAGTGGCAGTCCACCTAAAGTTCCCAGCAGTGTGCAATGCATCCTGCTGGGGGAAGTTCTGCTGGGAATTAGCTGTGTGCTGCCTTACTATCCGGACAGCCACTGGATGAGTGGGAGCCTGGCTGGTACAGAACCAGTGTCACAGGCTGTAGATATCCCTGGTCAGGTTTGTTTCCTAGTGTGTATGGAGGCTTCACTGAGCCCCTTGGGCAAGAGCTGACACAATGTTTGTTCCTGCTGAGGGCATGAAGTTCCATAGGCTAGGGATTCATGTTCCCTGTGTCCAGTGGTATGCGTTACTTTGAGGAATGCCCATGTGTAGCGTGTGTCTGTTCTTAGCGTGGTGGGACTGCTGCAGTTCTGAGATGGACAGGCAGTCTGGCAAATGTCTGTCCTGTCACATAGCCGTGAGGGGGACTGGAGTGACTCCTTTCCTGCCAGCTGATCATGGAGGCAGTACAGACTGGACAATCTCATTCCTGACCTCAGGGAGGCCCTGAAGAGGGAGTGTTAAAAGTGCAGCAAGCTGAGGCTGAGAGTATTCTGGCAAATCCTGCTAtcaggggagaagcagaggtagGTTCACAGCAAAGGACCCTCTAAGCAACTAAGGCAGATCTTAATTTTCAGAGATGCCAGAGCTTGGCCAAATCTTTTGAGCCAGTTTCCATCACTGGAGAGAGCATCTAGCGCAAAGCAGGGGGCGTGGGCCACTGTTTCTTCTCTGATGCCCTGTCAGATACAGAGAGAGGCAGTGAGgtctcttctccatctgctgAACCAAGGAACCCAGGCTGCTGCATGACAGCGCAGCTGGATGTGGAAATATCACATGGAAAATTGACTCTGTTTTGACTCTCAGATCCACGCTAACTGTCGCATCCGACGGGTGTACTTCTCTGACCGGCTCTACTCGGAGGATGAGCTCCCAGCTGAGTTCAAGCTGTATCTGCCAGTCCAGAACAAGGCCAAGGTGAGCTAGCCATGTGCAGGCAGGGTGGGAGCAGCAACTAGGCCAGGCTAGtgttcctcttcctcctcccactACCTCCACAATCCAGAGTTCCTTCTAGCAGCTGAACCCTTACAGCTTTGGCCATCAGCCCAGGAGCACCCTCACTGCTGGCAGGGTGAGCCG
It contains:
- the CFAP20 gene encoding cilia- and flagella-associated protein 20 isoform X1, giving the protein MFKNTFQSGFLSVLYSIGSKPLQIWDKKVRNGHIKRITDNDIQSLVLEIEGTNVSTTYITCPADPKKTLGIKLPFLVMIIKNLKKYFTFEVQVLDDKNVRRRFRASNYQSTTRVKPFICTMPMRLDDGWNQIQFNLSDFTRRAYGTNYIETLRVQIHANCRIRRVYFSDRLYSEDELPAEFKLYLPVQNKAKVS
- the CFAP20 gene encoding cilia- and flagella-associated protein 20 isoform X2 gives rise to the protein MFKNTFQSGFLSVLYSIGSKPLQIWDKKVRNGHIKRITDNDIQSLVLEIEGTNVSTTYITCPADPKKTLGIKLPFLVMIIKNLKKYFTFEVQVLDDKNVRRRFRASNYQSTTRVKPFICTMPMRLDDGWNQIQFNLSDFTRRAYGTNYIETLRVQIHANCRIRRVYFSDRLYSEDELPAEFKLYLPVQNKAKQ